The proteins below come from a single Solea solea chromosome 6, fSolSol10.1, whole genome shotgun sequence genomic window:
- the arl8ba gene encoding ADP-ribosylation factor-like protein 8B-A, protein MLALINRLLDWFKSLFWKEEMELTLVGLQYSGKTTFVNVIASGHFSEDMIPTVGFNMRKVAKGNVTIKIWDIGGQPRFRSMWERYCRGVNAIVYMVDAADREKVEASRNELHNLLDKPQLQGIPVLVLGNKRDLPSALDEKQLIEKMNLAAIQDREICCYSISCKEKDNIDITLQWLIQHSKSRRS, encoded by the exons ATGCTGGCTCTCATAAACCGGTTACTGGACTGGTTCAAGTCTCTGTTTTGGAAGGAGGAGATGGAGCTGACGCTGGTCGGCCTCCAGTACTCGGGGAAAACAACATTTGTAAACGTGATCGCC TCTGGGCATTTCAGTGAAGACATGATCCCTACAGTCGGCTTTAACATGAGGAAGGTCGCCAAAGGAAATGTCACCATCAag ATTTGGGATATTGGAGGGCAGCCCAGGTTCAGGAGCATGTGGGAGCGATACTGTCGGGGAGTTAATGCAATTGT GTACATGGTTGATGCAGCAGATCGAGAAAAGGTGGAGGCATCGAGAAATGAGCTTCATAATTTATTAGACAAACCTCAATTGCAAGGAATTCCC GTCTTGGTACTCGGCAACAAAAGGGACCTTCCCAGTGCTCTAGATGAAAAGCAGCTCATTGAGAAGAT GAATCTGGCAGCTATTCAGGACAGAGAGATATGCTGCTATTCCATTTCCTGCAAAGAGAAAGACAACATTG ACATCACGCTTCAGTGGCTCATCCAGCACTCGAAATCCCGGAGGAGCTGA